A DNA window from Campylobacter anatolicus contains the following coding sequences:
- the lptE gene encoding LPS assembly lipoprotein LptE, whose amino-acid sequence MRYFLAIFITIFLIGCGYKPVSKLTQDTMGESIYVDVAISKIEPKNSVLIKDAVKEGMVSRLNRSLSDDKNADTKINVRIDSIDYQATIYDEYGYISSYKVVLNLIYETKFKDGSSSNITVSGEHDFSVARRSKSIRYADSVISDTEKYEAIKEASKEAFDEYIANLAIRGYKNGSNKR is encoded by the coding sequence TTGAGATATTTTTTAGCTATTTTTATCACTATTTTTCTAATAGGTTGTGGATACAAGCCTGTTTCAAAACTAACTCAAGATACGATGGGTGAGAGCATATATGTTGATGTGGCGATAAGCAAGATAGAACCAAAAAATAGCGTACTTATAAAAGATGCCGTAAAAGAGGGTATGGTCTCGCGACTAAATCGTAGCCTAAGTGATGATAAAAACGCTGATACAAAGATAAATGTGCGTATTGACTCTATTGATTATCAAGCTACTATCTACGATGAATACGGCTATATTTCATCATATAAAGTCGTATTAAATTTAATCTATGAAACAAAATTTAAAGATGGCTCAAGCTCAAATATCACTGTTAGCGGAGAACACGATTTTAGCGTTGCAAGAAGAAGTAAAAGTATCAGATATGCAGATAGTGTCATAAGCGATACTGAAAAATATGAAGCGATAAAAGAGGCGTCAAAAGAGGCTTTTGACGAATATATAGCAAATTTAGCAATCAGAGGTTATAAAAATGGCAGCAATAAGCGTTAG
- the leuS gene encoding leucine--tRNA ligase has product MAQNSKYEAIKIEKKWQKIWQENGEFEPKDDYNLPKKYILSMFPYPSGRIHMGHVRNYSIGDALARYYRKNGYNVLHPIGFDSFGMPAENAAINHKIHPKKWTYENIDYMKNELSSLGFSFSQKRMLATSDPLYTKWEQSFFIKMFEKGLVYRKSAIVNWCEHDQTVLANEQVEEGCCWRCGNEVVQRELPGYYFKITQYADELLSDLNTLNGKWPNQVITMQENWICKSFGLEFKFYLDESSKAALDDKFDGFEVFTTRPDTIYGVSYTALAPEHPIVKALLESEILDYEKKAKIKSILNQSPRERQASEKDGLFLGIYVTHPLTNERIPVWVANFILADYGSGAIMAVPNGDQRDFDFATKFNLPIIQILKPKDGEADMSKAMSEYGIAINSPLIEGLESEVAKMKMIEYFEERNLGKRITNFKLRDWGISRQRYWGAPIPIVHCPHCGVVPEKDENLPIALPDDVEITGEGNPLDKHPTWKHCKCPKCGDDAIRETDTMDTFVESSWYFARFASDEKTWQERALDKKSVDYWMSVDQYIGGIEHAILHLLYARFFQKVLRDLGYLRDDEPFSNLLTQGMVLKDGKKMSKSKGNVVDPDEIINRYGADTARLFILFAAPPQKELEWNDSAVEGAYRFINRLWDKAMTIQKCTQIPVIDHTILDKNEKYARLKVYEALKKANEVFNDTFAFNTLIAACMEALNALNAQQNEAVNQEGFFIILNLLEPIVPHVANELSDELFDRANFGRIKILDEVFVKDSINLAVTINGKKRAEFEISTDISEADVIKEAKAKVLKWIEGKEILKEIYIKGKLVNLVIKG; this is encoded by the coding sequence ATGGCACAAAACTCAAAATATGAAGCCATAAAAATTGAGAAAAAATGGCAAAAAATTTGGCAAGAAAATGGTGAATTTGAGCCAAAAGATGACTATAATCTGCCTAAAAAATACATTCTAAGTATGTTTCCATATCCTAGCGGACGCATACATATGGGACATGTTAGAAACTACTCAATAGGCGACGCATTAGCAAGATACTACCGAAAAAACGGCTATAACGTCCTTCATCCTATAGGCTTTGATAGCTTTGGCATGCCTGCTGAAAATGCCGCTATAAATCATAAAATTCACCCTAAAAAATGGACTTATGAAAATATTGATTATATGAAAAATGAGCTAAGCTCACTTGGTTTTTCATTTTCGCAAAAGAGGATGTTAGCCACCTCTGATCCGCTTTATACAAAATGGGAGCAGAGCTTTTTTATAAAGATGTTTGAAAAAGGGCTTGTGTATCGCAAGAGTGCCATTGTAAATTGGTGCGAACATGACCAAACCGTCCTTGCAAATGAGCAGGTAGAAGAGGGTTGTTGCTGGAGATGTGGAAACGAAGTTGTGCAGCGTGAACTACCTGGATATTATTTTAAGATTACTCAGTATGCGGATGAGCTTTTAAGTGACCTTAATACCTTAAACGGCAAATGGCCTAATCAAGTCATCACTATGCAAGAAAACTGGATATGCAAAAGTTTTGGACTTGAGTTTAAATTTTACCTTGATGAAAGCTCAAAGGCTGCTTTGGACGATAAATTTGATGGATTTGAAGTTTTTACGACACGCCCAGATACGATTTACGGTGTTAGCTATACTGCACTTGCACCAGAACATCCAATAGTTAAGGCTTTGCTTGAGAGTGAAATTTTGGACTATGAAAAAAAAGCAAAGATAAAATCCATACTTAACCAAAGCCCAAGAGAGCGACAAGCTAGTGAAAAAGATGGTCTATTTTTAGGTATTTACGTAACTCATCCACTAACAAATGAACGTATCCCTGTTTGGGTAGCAAATTTTATTCTAGCTGATTATGGTAGCGGAGCGATAATGGCGGTACCAAATGGAGATCAACGAGACTTTGACTTTGCTACTAAATTTAATTTGCCAATTATTCAAATTCTTAAGCCAAAAGATGGCGAAGCTGATATGAGTAAAGCAATGAGCGAATACGGCATAGCGATAAACTCACCTCTTATTGAAGGGCTTGAGAGTGAAGTAGCTAAGATGAAAATGATAGAGTATTTTGAAGAGCGAAACCTTGGCAAACGTATAACAAATTTCAAGCTTCGTGATTGGGGTATATCACGTCAGCGTTACTGGGGTGCACCGATACCAATTGTGCATTGTCCGCATTGTGGTGTAGTGCCAGAAAAGGATGAAAATTTACCTATTGCTTTGCCAGATGATGTAGAGATTACTGGCGAGGGTAATCCACTTGATAAGCACCCAACTTGGAAACATTGCAAGTGTCCAAAATGTGGAGATGATGCTATTCGTGAGACTGATACAATGGATACCTTCGTTGAAAGCTCGTGGTATTTTGCACGTTTTGCAAGCGATGAGAAAACATGGCAAGAGAGAGCACTTGATAAAAAAAGCGTGGATTATTGGATGAGCGTAGATCAATACATTGGTGGTATAGAACACGCTATTTTACACCTTTTGTATGCGAGATTTTTCCAAAAAGTATTGCGTGATCTTGGATATTTGCGTGATGATGAGCCTTTTTCAAATTTACTTACTCAGGGTATGGTGTTAAAAGATGGTAAAAAAATGAGTAAGAGCAAGGGCAACGTAGTTGATCCTGATGAGATTATCAACCGATATGGTGCTGATACAGCCAGGCTGTTTATATTGTTTGCTGCTCCGCCACAAAAGGAGCTAGAGTGGAATGATAGTGCGGTTGAGGGGGCGTATCGCTTTATAAATCGCCTTTGGGATAAAGCTATGACTATCCAAAAATGCACTCAAATTCCAGTGATAGATCACACAATTTTAGATAAAAATGAAAAATATGCACGACTAAAGGTATATGAAGCACTTAAAAAGGCAAATGAAGTATTTAACGATACTTTTGCATTTAACACGTTAATCGCTGCTTGTATGGAAGCATTAAATGCTTTAAATGCACAGCAAAATGAAGCGGTCAATCAAGAGGGCTTTTTTATCATATTAAATTTACTTGAACCTATCGTGCCACATGTAGCAAATGAACTTAGCGATGAGCTTTTTGATAGGGCAAATTTTGGCAGGATAAAGATACTTGATGAAGTCTTTGTAAAAGATAGTATAAATTTAGCCGTAACCATAAATGGCAAAAAACGTGCAGAGTTTGAAATTTCGACTGATATAAGTGAAGCTGATGTGATAAAAGAGGCGAAGGCTAAAGTGTTAAAATGGATAGAAGGCAAAGAAATTTTAAAAGAAATTTACATCAAAGGTAAGCTTGTGAATTTAGTTATAAAAGGATAA
- a CDS encoding DUF6394 family protein, with translation MNWGKVIYIFFALMSLTTAVEFLYDKNEIALFIAASINLVSTLLKIGVKNLLAAELFASSLVADLHLIPAFVVLQVSGNMTLCYSLVIGAVIANIFSLALVLIESNKAQEEF, from the coding sequence ATGAACTGGGGAAAAGTTATATACATATTTTTTGCACTAATGAGTCTAACGACTGCGGTTGAGTTTTTGTATGATAAAAATGAGATCGCTCTTTTTATTGCTGCTAGTATAAATTTAGTCTCTACATTGCTTAAGATAGGTGTTAAAAATTTATTGGCAGCTGAGCTTTTTGCAAGCTCTTTAGTGGCGGATCTGCACTTGATACCAGCGTTTGTAGTGCTTCAAGTTTCTGGTAATATGACGCTTTGCTATTCGCTTGTCATAGGTGCGGTGATAGCAAATATCTTTTCGCTTGCTCTTGTTTTAATAGAGTCAAATAAAGCACAAGAAGAATTTTAG
- the secF gene encoding protein translocase subunit SecF encodes MQIFTKAMVYDFMRYRFVALALSLFLFLGSIFLLATKGLNYGIDFSGGTLIQIKYESKAPLDKIREAFSTNEVLKNASVTEFGSDDEVTVRFSGSSSNLNSDISTVVSELLKDTGTFEIRRVDIVGPKVGDELRQKGLMALLISFGAILIYIAFRFEWRFAFAAVATEIHDIIITIGAISLFQIDVNLDTLAAVLTVLGYSLNDTIIIFDRIREGIKDSKRTDIVGIINESVSATLSRTILTSGTTLMTVLVLFFFGGDMIHGFSFVLIVGILIGTVSSIYISSPFLIWFKFNVEHYRANETQKQKLKKEREKERAMFEKGVV; translated from the coding sequence ATGCAAATTTTTACAAAGGCTATGGTCTATGATTTTATGAGATACCGATTTGTAGCACTCGCTTTATCGTTGTTTCTATTTTTAGGTTCTATCTTTTTACTTGCAACAAAGGGGTTAAACTACGGTATTGACTTTTCCGGTGGAACTTTAATACAGATAAAATATGAAAGCAAAGCTCCACTTGATAAAATTCGCGAAGCATTTTCTACAAATGAAGTGCTTAAAAACGCTTCTGTTACTGAGTTTGGTTCTGATGATGAGGTGACGGTACGTTTTTCTGGCTCAAGCTCAAATTTAAACAGCGATATTAGCACAGTCGTATCTGAGTTGCTTAAAGATACGGGAACGTTTGAAATACGCCGAGTCGATATAGTAGGTCCAAAGGTTGGTGATGAGTTACGACAAAAAGGTCTTATGGCACTTCTTATTTCATTTGGTGCAATACTTATATATATCGCATTTAGGTTTGAGTGGAGATTTGCTTTTGCCGCGGTTGCAACAGAGATTCATGATATTATTATCACTATCGGTGCAATTAGTCTATTCCAAATAGATGTAAATTTAGACACTCTTGCAGCAGTGCTGACGGTGCTTGGTTACTCTTTAAATGATACTATTATAATCTTTGATCGCATTAGGGAAGGTATAAAAGACAGTAAGAGAACTGATATTGTAGGTATCATAAATGAGTCGGTCTCAGCTACTCTTTCACGTACGATACTCACATCAGGAACAACGCTTATGACTGTCTTGGTACTATTTTTCTTTGGTGGCGATATGATACACGGATTTTCATTTGTGTTGATTGTTGGTATTTTGATAGGAACTGTGAGTTCGATATACATCTCATCGCCGTTTTTGATATGGTTTAAATTTAATGTAGAGCATTATCGTGCAAATGAGACACAAAAACAAAAGCTTAAAAAAGAGCGTGAAAAAGAGCGTGCGATGTTTGAAAAGGGCGTTGTATAA
- the secD gene encoding protein translocase subunit SecD — MQSSRITYRLIIFLIALVFGVGFSTPSFLQTQFGSKISLGLDLQGGLHMLLGVETEEAIHSKIKSVAGSISYYAKKEDVLIDKFKIKQDSVDFTILDSDEAPKIDEMLKEIKGLDVHKDGLFYSISLTEQERLDTIEYAISQAVETIRNRLDQFGLAEPTVARQGKENILVELPGIKTAEDEQRARDLIAKAAHLQLMAVDDKRQDQANTMSAADAESYGDVIYPDAKNDRIKYALKNVPVLDGSMLTDAKVAFSQQTNQPIINFTLNSEGARIFGDFTGESVGKRLAIVLDGKVYSAPVINERIGGGSGQISGGFTLDEAHDVAIALRSGALLAPVKMLEKRSIGPSLGAESINQSMMALGSAMILLVIFMVIYYGISGILANIALIADVFILVAVMALFGATLTLPGMAGIVLTIGMAVDANVIINERIRELLRQGSSVRVAVQKGYEHAMSAIVDSNLTTIITVAVLYAYGTGPVKGFAVTMSIGIMASMLTAILGTHGIFDTLMDKIEKSGNTSLWFGYKRG, encoded by the coding sequence ATGCAAAGCTCAAGGATAACGTATAGGTTGATTATATTTTTAATCGCCTTAGTGTTTGGTGTCGGCTTTTCGACGCCATCCTTTTTGCAGACGCAGTTTGGTTCTAAAATTTCACTTGGACTTGACCTGCAAGGTGGACTTCATATGTTGCTTGGTGTTGAGACTGAAGAGGCGATACACTCAAAGATAAAGTCTGTCGCTGGAAGCATAAGCTACTATGCTAAAAAAGAGGATGTGCTTATTGATAAATTTAAGATAAAACAAGATAGTGTTGATTTTACTATTCTTGATAGCGATGAAGCTCCAAAGATAGATGAGATGCTAAAAGAGATAAAAGGGCTTGATGTCCATAAAGATGGGCTTTTTTATTCGATCTCTTTAACAGAGCAAGAGCGTCTTGATACTATAGAATATGCTATATCTCAAGCTGTCGAAACGATCAGAAATAGGCTTGACCAGTTTGGTCTAGCAGAGCCTACTGTTGCTCGTCAAGGCAAAGAAAATATTTTAGTTGAACTACCAGGTATAAAGACGGCAGAAGATGAGCAAAGAGCTAGAGATCTCATAGCAAAGGCGGCACATTTGCAGCTTATGGCTGTCGATGACAAGCGTCAAGATCAAGCCAACACGATGAGTGCAGCAGATGCCGAGAGCTACGGCGATGTGATATATCCTGATGCTAAAAATGATCGGATAAAGTATGCACTTAAAAATGTTCCAGTTTTAGATGGCTCTATGCTTACAGATGCAAAAGTTGCATTTTCTCAGCAGACAAATCAGCCTATTATAAATTTTACACTCAACTCAGAAGGTGCTAGAATTTTTGGTGATTTTACAGGTGAAAGCGTAGGCAAACGCCTAGCTATCGTACTTGACGGTAAAGTTTATTCAGCTCCTGTGATAAATGAACGTATCGGCGGTGGCAGTGGTCAGATAAGCGGTGGATTTACGCTTGATGAGGCTCACGATGTGGCTATTGCACTTCGTTCTGGTGCCTTGCTTGCTCCTGTAAAAATGCTAGAAAAACGTAGCATTGGCCCATCTTTGGGTGCTGAGAGTATTAATCAAAGTATGATGGCACTTGGCTCGGCGATGATTTTGCTCGTGATATTTATGGTTATTTACTACGGTATATCTGGAATTTTGGCAAATATCGCTCTTATAGCTGACGTATTTATACTTGTGGCAGTTATGGCTTTGTTTGGGGCTACGCTAACACTTCCCGGTATGGCGGGTATAGTCTTAACTATCGGTATGGCAGTTGATGCAAATGTCATTATAAATGAGCGGATTCGTGAGCTTTTAAGACAAGGATCGAGTGTGAGAGTCGCCGTGCAAAAAGGATACGAACATGCTATGAGTGCGATTGTGGATTCAAATTTAACCACGATCATAACCGTTGCAGTACTTTATGCGTATGGCACTGGTCCGGTTAAGGGCTTTGCTGTAACCATGAGTATAGGCATAATGGCATCGATGTTAACAGCAATACTTGGCACTCATGGTATATTTGATACACTTATGGATAAGATAGAAAAAAGTGGCAACACAAGCCTTTGGTTTGGTTATAAAAGGGGATAG
- the yajC gene encoding preprotein translocase subunit YajC has translation MQNGDFLTSLLPLVVLFAIFYFLVIRPQQKQQKAHTAMIAGLQKGDKIVTSGGLICEVIKAEDDFIKVKLNDDVIVRIAREFVAKKLEA, from the coding sequence ATGCAAAACGGAGACTTCTTAACTTCACTTCTACCCCTTGTCGTGCTTTTCGCGATATTTTACTTTTTGGTTATTAGACCACAACAAAAACAGCAAAAAGCCCATACAGCTATGATTGCTGGCTTGCAAAAAGGCGATAAGATCGTAACAAGCGGCGGACTTATTTGCGAGGTCATAAAAGCCGAAGATGATTTTATCAAAGTTAAGCTTAACGATGATGTAATCGTTCGTATAGCTCGTGAATTTGTAGCAAAAAAATTAGAAGCATAG
- a CDS encoding apolipoprotein N-acyltransferase → MKLRSLRFALFSLNLKFLRQYFSIKIIIKAFVGAFLLANVIFFSLIDNIFLNFISPFLTLTGIFIIINSTRASFFVAGFFTGALWFYWISFSFIYYDLPYLVPLVFLVIALIYGMLFLFASFPSFVPLRGVMLFLISYVHPFGFNWFNLEATLVLGVFDPSVRGLAFIFLAAICLSLKYKFKFIAAVICLICALQFKSTEAKMLPFDVQLINTNIAQSSRWEHELKDKFIDENLNLITGAISLNRRAIIMPESAFPAFIDHEPNLMAELKTLSKHIVIIAGGLGYENNQSYNSAYLFDNGKMRRLDKMILVPFGEEIPLPKFLSGWINRVFFSGASDFKTAKAPSDYVIDGIKIRNAICYEATRDEIYAGEFDVIIAITNNGWFVPSTQPVLQKILLKYFATKYGKTIYHSVNGSPSGIIVPKKAWIKLDSLL, encoded by the coding sequence GTGAAGTTAAGAAGTCTCCGTTTTGCATTGTTTTCCTTAAATTTAAAATTTTTAAGACAATATTTTAGCATTAAAATTATAATAAAAGCCTTTGTCGGTGCTTTTTTATTAGCAAATGTTATATTTTTTAGTCTGATTGATAATATTTTTTTAAATTTTATTTCACCTTTCTTAACTCTAACAGGGATTTTTATTATCATTAATTCAACTCGTGCAAGTTTTTTTGTGGCTGGATTTTTCACTGGTGCATTATGGTTTTATTGGATAAGTTTTAGTTTTATTTATTACGACCTACCTTATCTCGTGCCGCTTGTATTTTTGGTAATCGCATTAATTTATGGAATGCTTTTTTTATTCGCTTCGTTTCCTAGCTTTGTGCCACTTCGGGGTGTCATGCTATTTTTAATAAGCTACGTTCATCCATTTGGTTTTAACTGGTTTAACCTTGAAGCCACACTAGTTTTAGGCGTATTTGACCCAAGCGTAAGAGGACTAGCTTTTATATTTTTAGCTGCAATTTGCCTTAGTTTAAAGTATAAATTTAAATTTATAGCAGCAGTTATCTGTCTGATATGTGCGTTGCAATTTAAAAGCACAGAAGCTAAAATGCTACCATTTGACGTGCAATTAATCAACACAAATATCGCTCAATCATCTCGCTGGGAGCATGAACTAAAAGATAAATTTATAGACGAGAACTTAAATTTAATAACAGGAGCAATAAGTCTAAACAGACGTGCCATCATAATGCCAGAAAGTGCCTTCCCTGCATTTATAGACCATGAGCCAAATTTAATGGCTGAGTTAAAAACACTATCAAAACACATCGTAATAATTGCCGGTGGGCTTGGATATGAAAATAATCAAAGTTACAACTCGGCGTATCTCTTTGATAACGGTAAAATGCGACGACTTGATAAAATGATACTTGTGCCATTTGGTGAAGAGATACCTTTGCCTAAATTTTTAAGTGGCTGGATAAATAGAGTGTTTTTCAGTGGTGCAAGTGATTTTAAAACAGCAAAAGCACCGAGTGATTACGTCATAGATGGCATTAAAATTCGTAATGCGATCTGCTATGAAGCCACTCGCGATGAGATATATGCTGGAGAATTTGATGTGATAATAGCTATTACAAATAACGGCTGGTTCGTGCCATCAACTCAACCAGTTTTACAAAAAATTTTACTAAAATATTTCGCAACAAAATACGGAAAAACGATATATCACAGCGTAAATGGCTCACCTTCAGGGATTATCGTACCTAAAAAAGCGTGGATCAAGCTTGACTCGCTGTTATAA
- the metK gene encoding methionine adenosyltransferase codes for MYLFTSEVVSPGHPDKCADIISDSIVDAILTQDPNGRVASEVFVAGKNIIIGGEINSSVKLSFKDYEKIVKDTLAHIGYNGKSNFTKEQCLHPDDIEVKVYVNQQSPDINQGVDQADGEIGAGDQGIMFGFASCEANEYMPAAITYARMLCDKVYKFAKANPDKLGVDIKTQVTIDYGTKENFESCHPQNIHTIVVSVPCVETMDIVELRALVQNLIDETSLPKELYNKEKTLIYINPTGRYVNHSSLHDSGLTGRKLIVDSFGGYSPIGGGAQSSKDYTKVDRSGLYAARWIAKNIVAAGLAKKCIVQLSYAIGMAKPTSVSVDTMGTHISKIDDDKLSAFVSEKFALTPRWITQKFGLDKPSKDTFLYAKVAAKGQVGNAKYPWEKLDGVEIFKILLK; via the coding sequence ATGTATTTATTTACTTCTGAGGTTGTAAGCCCAGGACACCCAGATAAGTGTGCCGACATCATCTCTGATAGCATCGTTGATGCGATACTTACGCAAGATCCAAATGGTAGGGTCGCAAGTGAAGTGTTCGTTGCTGGTAAAAATATCATAATAGGTGGCGAAATAAACTCGAGTGTGAAACTATCTTTTAAGGACTATGAAAAGATAGTTAAAGACACGTTGGCTCACATCGGATATAACGGCAAGTCAAATTTTACTAAAGAGCAGTGTCTACACCCAGATGATATAGAAGTTAAAGTCTATGTAAATCAGCAATCACCTGACATAAATCAAGGCGTAGATCAGGCTGACGGTGAGATCGGTGCTGGCGATCAAGGTATTATGTTTGGCTTTGCGAGTTGTGAGGCAAATGAGTATATGCCAGCGGCTATCACATACGCTAGAATGCTTTGCGATAAGGTTTATAAATTTGCTAAAGCAAATCCAGATAAGCTTGGCGTTGATATAAAGACCCAGGTTACTATTGATTATGGTACGAAAGAAAACTTTGAGAGTTGTCATCCACAAAATATACATACGATAGTCGTTTCAGTCCCTTGTGTAGAGACTATGGATATAGTCGAGCTTAGAGCGTTAGTGCAAAACTTAATAGATGAAACCTCACTTCCAAAAGAGCTATATAATAAAGAAAAAACACTAATTTATATCAATCCAACTGGCAGATACGTCAATCACAGCTCACTCCACGACAGTGGACTAACAGGACGTAAGCTCATCGTAGATAGCTTTGGCGGATACTCGCCGATAGGTGGCGGAGCTCAAAGTAGCAAGGATTATACAAAAGTTGATAGAAGCGGACTTTACGCAGCACGCTGGATCGCTAAAAATATAGTCGCAGCAGGGCTTGCTAAAAAATGTATAGTTCAGCTTAGTTACGCTATTGGTATGGCAAAGCCAACATCTGTTAGTGTTGATACTATGGGTACACACATTAGCAAGATTGATGATGATAAACTTTCAGCTTTTGTAAGTGAGAAATTTGCTCTAACTCCAAGATGGATAACACAAAAATTTGGACTTGATAAGCCAAGCAAAGATACATTTTTATACGCCAAAGTTGCAGCCAAAGGACAAGTTGGAAATGCTAAATACCCGTGGGAAAAGCTTGACGGTGTTGAGATTTTTAAGATACTTTTAAAATAA
- the sstT gene encoding serine/threonine transporter SstT, giving the protein MSAFSSIAKRYADGNLIVQILIGIVLGIVVGFWGHSSVVFDGAKNVVEGQFINNMINSIAILGDLFVGALKAVAPILVFVLIATSIITKEFGSAKGMQKIVILYLFATFLASAVGVIFSFIFPVEIVLKDLEQVSMSAPQNVFAVLKDLVFKMVQNPISALSSGNYIGIITWAVAGGIAMRCCPKETKNVFKDISDGVTKIIRFIIRLAPFGIFGIVTINIYTTGFEALMGYAKLVVILVAAMLTVAFVAYPLIAFLVTKKNPYPLVMACLKESAITAFFTRSSAANIPVNMALCKKLGLKEELYSISIPLGATINMGGAAVVISIMALTAVNSLEYITVDFADALLLSFVAALGACGASGVPGGSLLLIPLACALFGINNDIAMQVVSVGFIIGVIQDSVETAINSSSDVLFTAVVSETME; this is encoded by the coding sequence ATGAGTGCTTTTAGTAGTATAGCTAAGCGATATGCCGATGGAAATTTGATAGTTCAAATTTTAATTGGTATAGTTTTAGGTATCGTTGTTGGTTTTTGGGGTCATAGCTCGGTTGTATTTGATGGGGCTAAAAACGTAGTTGAAGGGCAGTTTATCAATAATATGATAAACAGTATAGCCATCCTTGGCGACTTATTTGTAGGTGCGTTAAAGGCGGTCGCTCCTATTTTAGTATTTGTGCTTATTGCGACATCTATCATAACAAAGGAATTTGGTAGTGCAAAAGGTATGCAAAAAATAGTAATACTATATCTTTTTGCTACATTTTTAGCGTCTGCCGTTGGTGTTATATTTAGTTTTATATTTCCAGTTGAAATTGTATTAAAAGATTTAGAACAGGTAAGCATGAGTGCTCCACAAAATGTATTTGCTGTGCTTAAAGATCTTGTGTTTAAGATGGTTCAAAACCCAATTAGTGCGTTAAGCTCGGGCAATTATATCGGTATCATCACTTGGGCTGTCGCTGGTGGTATAGCGATGAGATGTTGCCCAAAAGAGACTAAAAATGTATTTAAAGATATAAGCGATGGCGTTACAAAAATCATTAGATTTATCATTCGTCTAGCTCCATTTGGTATCTTTGGTATAGTTACGATAAATATTTATACAACAGGTTTTGAGGCACTTATGGGCTATGCCAAGTTGGTAGTTATCCTAGTTGCCGCTATGCTAACCGTTGCATTTGTAGCCTACCCGCTAATAGCATTTTTAGTTACAAAGAAAAATCCATATCCACTTGTAATGGCATGCTTAAAAGAGAGTGCAATAACTGCGTTTTTCACAAGAAGTTCAGCCGCAAACATACCTGTAAATATGGCACTTTGTAAAAAACTTGGTCTAAAAGAGGAGCTTTACTCTATTTCAATCCCACTTGGTGCGACTATAAATATGGGTGGGGCAGCCGTTGTTATTAGTATCATGGCATTAACCGCAGTAAATTCACTTGAATACATCACAGTTGATTTTGCTGATGCTCTGCTTCTTAGCTTTGTGGCTGCACTTGGTGCATGTGGTGCATCTGGTGTGCCCGGTGGTTCACTACTACTTATCCCTCTTGCTTGTGCATTATTTGGTATAAATAATGATATAGCGATGCAAGTTGTTTCTGTTGGCTTTATAATAGGCGTAATTCAAGATTCGGTAGAGACTGCAATAAATAGCTCATCTGACGTACTTTTTACCGCTGTGGTATCTGAGACGATGGAATAA
- a CDS encoding GntR family transcriptional regulator: MNSPNRPITTTEFIANELRKDILSGKIKSKERLRQNEISANFGVSQTPVREALKLLTAEGLVSFDSYKGAIVRELCYKDAKEIYDLRILLEPILIENGFKNFEQKFLDEAYAIQEKIENCTDVNEWAILNDKFHNCFWKSEINSRLFSIVEGLKTAAMSYVSLSLIYKHDHIALSNIAHRAILEACMERDLPKLIKLSVEHTDQTRDILEDVIKNVV; encoded by the coding sequence ATGAATAGCCCAAATAGACCCATCACAACGACCGAGTTTATTGCAAATGAATTAAGAAAAGATATTTTAAGTGGCAAAATAAAATCAAAAGAGCGACTTAGACAAAATGAAATTTCGGCTAATTTTGGTGTTAGTCAAACGCCAGTAAGGGAGGCATTAAAGCTTTTGACGGCTGAAGGGCTTGTGAGTTTTGACTCCTATAAAGGTGCTATAGTAAGAGAGCTTTGCTACAAGGATGCAAAAGAAATTTATGATTTGAGAATTTTATTAGAGCCAATACTTATAGAAAATGGTTTTAAAAATTTTGAGCAGAAGTTTTTAGATGAGGCTTATGCCATACAAGAAAAGATAGAAAATTGTACAGATGTAAATGAATGGGCTATACTAAATGATAAATTTCATAATTGTTTTTGGAAAAGTGAGATTAATAGTAGACTTTTTAGCATTGTTGAAGGCTTAAAGACAGCAGCTATGTCATATGTTTCTCTCTCGTTAATTTATAAACATGATCATATTGCTCTTTCAAACATTGCACATCGTGCGATACTTGAAGCTTGTATGGAAAGGGATTTACCAAAGCTAATAAAACTTAGTGTTGAACATACGGATCAAACAAGAGATATCTTAGAAGACGTTATAAAAAATGTAGTATAA